CCGTGGCCCCGCCGCTTGCCCCTGCCTTAAGCATGCTGGCGGTGGCCATGGCGTTGGTGCCCACGGCAATGATCTCAGCCTGTGCCAGCGCGCCGCGCAGCTGGCTGATCACCTGGCGGCCAATGCCGCCGCCCTGACCGTCTATCACCACGATACGCATCTTTTTTTCGACCCCTTTTCTCACCTGGCGGATATTGTTTTTATTATACCACAGCACGCACAGCTGGGACAGCGCTTCAGCGCCAACGCGCGTACAAGCGCGCGGGGGCATGCCCGCGCGCCCCGCCTCATATAATGGAGTGTTTCCAGCAAGAGCGCCGCAAGGGAGGGGGGACGGTACATGCGCAAGCTCAAGGTTTTCCTGATGAACGCCGTCATCCTGACCGCCACCTCGCTGCTGATGAACGCCATCCGCGTGGCGTTCAACGTATATCTGGCAGGCAAGATCGGCGCGGGCGCCATCGGCCTGTACCAGCTGATGCTATCGGTATACATGTTCTTTATGACGCTCGCCTCCTCGGGCATCAGCCTGGCGGTAACCCGCCTTGTTGCCGAGGAGCTGGCGCGCGGGCCCAAGGCCAATGTGCGGGCGGTGATGCACAAGTGCCTGCTTGCAAGCGCCGCCTTCGGCGTGGCGTGCGCGGGCGCGTTGGCGCTGGCCACGCCCTTTATCTGCGACCACTGGCTGCGTGAGCCCAAAGCGATGCTTGCGATGTACGTCTTTGCCATTGATCTGCCGTTTACCGTGATGTCCACCACCCTCAACGGCTACTTTACCGCTGTGCGGCGGGTGGCGCGCAACGCCGGCGCGCAGATCCTGGAGCAGTTTGTGCGCATTGTGCTGGTGGTCTATGCGCTGAACCTGGTGGCGCCGCCAGGCATCGAATACGCGAGCGTAGCGCTGGTGGCGGGCGGCTGTGTGGCCGAGATGGCGGCGTGCGCGTATCTTTTCATCAACCACAAGCGCGACGCGCGGCGCTACAAAGGGGGCGCTCCCTTAAAGCCCGATACCACGCACAGGATGTTCGCCATCTCGCTGCCCGTATCCCTAAGCACCTGCCTGCGCAGTGGACTTGCGGCCATCACCCAGCTGATGATCCCCTGGGGGCTACAAAAAAACGGCGAGAGCAGCCAGGGCGCGCTGGAAAAATACGGCATGATCCACGGCATGGTGATGCCCCTGCTCATGTTCCCCTCGGCCTTTCTGATCGCCTTTTCCAGTCTGCTGGTGCCGGAGCTTGCCGAGTGCCGGGCCCGCGGGGACGACGCGCGGGTGCAGCGCGTGGTCAGCCACGTCTTCCAGATCACGCTGCTGTTTTCCATTGGCGTGGCGGGCATCTTTATCAGCTACGCCCACGAGATGGGCGCGGTGTTCTACGGTGACGTCGCCTCAGGGCATTTTATCCGCACGCTCGCCCCGCTGACGCTCTTTCTGTATTTGGACAGCGCCACCGACGGCATGCTCAAGGGGCTCAACCAGCAGGTGAGCGTGATGCGCTACAACATCATCGATTCTGCGATCAACATCGTGCTGATGTATATCCTGCTGCCCAAATGGGGCATCACCGGCTACCTGATCGTGCTGTTCTTCAGCAAATTTGTCAATGCCACGCTCAGCATCAATCGCCTGGTAAAGGTCAGCGCCTTCCGCATCGATTACTTCTGGTGGGTGCTCATCCCCACCATGGCCATCGTCACCGCCGTGATGGGCACCCAGCTGATCTGCACGCTTTTGGGTAACCTGCTTGCCGAGGGCATGGCCTCCATGGTGGCGCACATCGTGCTGTGCGGCCTGCTCTACAGCGTGATGCTACGCCTGATGCGCTGCATTACCAGGCACGATATGCTGCTTGTGCGCAGCCTGCTGAAGTGATGTGCCAGAGGGCAGACACAAAAAAGGCCGTGTGCATAAGGTGAGCATGCACACGGTGTTAGGGAGAGAAGGTAACCCTAAATTATAGGGTGTTCCACAAGGATAAGCGTCACGGCTTTCGCCCTGCATACACGCCTGTACGCAGCTGACGACTTTATTGTAGTAAAGTGTCTGTGAAAATGCAAGTTTTTTATGAAAGTTTTTCATGTAAGCCTGTGGATCTTTTTCTATAAATGAAAAATTTTACATGAACTATTTCATTTGTAATCATCTCGATCACAAGCGGGCGGCGCGCTACTGCGCGCCGCCCGCTTTGCTTCTCTCTTTAAACTGGGGGCGCCGCCCCCACGTCCAGCTGCAGCTCCATCCAGCGGTCCGTCTGCACAAAGCCGCATGCGCGGTACACCGGCATGCCCATGTCAGATGCGTGCAGCAGCAGCGCGCAGGTGCCGCGCGCCCGCGCTTCTTCCGCCAGGTGCCCCAGCAGCGCACGCGCAATGCCGCGCCCGCGGTAGGCGGGACGGGTGTACATGTTGGTGACGTACCCCTTGACGCCGCTGGGATTGGCGTACGAGGGCGGCAACGCGATAAACAGGATGGCCGCCGTGGCCACGATCTCCCCTTCCTCGCACGCAACCCACTCCACCAGCGATTCCTCGCGCATCTTGCTTTGAAAAAACGCATCCAGCCGCGCGTCGATATCCGCCGCAGGGGCCATGCCCTCATCAATCAGCTGCCGCTTGCGCAGTGTAATCAGCTGCGGAATCTGCACAAGGGTGGCTCTCTGATACGTCATGCCGCATTTCTCCCTTCCCCTGCCGCGCGCTGTTGCGCCTGATATCGCGGCGGCAGATGCTGTGCTTGATAACGCGCCTGGCGCGCTTTTTTGTGGCCGCGCCTCTTTCTTCGGGTATTTACTGCAGGTAGCCGCGCAGGAAATCCGCACCATCGCGCGCATACTGGATCATCTGCGCCAAATCCGCGCCGCGGCTCAGGTCGCGCCACATGTGGATGTTGCGCGCGCGCTCGGTGCCCATCTTCATAATGGGCTCCATGGTGATGTAATCCGTGTAGCCCACCTGCTTGAGCGTGCCCAAAATGCCCGCCCAATCCAGGTTGGTCTTGCCGTCCATGCCCGGCATGCGCCGGTTGGTCTCGTTGACGTGGATGTGCTTGAGCCTTCCCTGCGCCGCAGCGTAGGCTATGGCGTCCACAATGGAATCCTCATCGATGTTCATATGGAAGGTGTCCAATAGCAACTTGGCGTTGGGGCTGCCCACATCCTCACAGAAGGCGCACGCCTCTTTGGCGGTGTTGAAGATAAACTGCTCAAAGCGGTTGACCACCTCAAAGCAGTAGTACACGCCGCAGTCCTCCGCTACCTTGATAATATCGCGCATGCCCGCCACGCTCAAATCCCAGTAGTGGCGCTTGGCGTCCATATCCAGCACACGCGCCGGCTTGCGCAGCCACTGGGAGTAATTGATGCCGCTCCAGCGGTCGCAGCCGATATCCATCATGGCGCACAGCACCCGCTTGCAGAATGTGACCCCCGCCTTGCGCGCCTCGGGATCATCCGAGGCCAGATCGTTTGTCTGGTTAAGGCCGCCGTTGACGCTCAGCACCATGCCCTTATCCGCCACGGCGTGCTTCAGGTCGATGCGCTGCTGCTTTGTCATGTCCACAAAGAGCTGGGGGCCCAACTCAAAGACCTCACAGCCCGTCTGCGCCGTCAACGCCAGCAGGCTGTAGACATCCTCGCTTGCGCCGGTGCCGCTCCAGTAACCGTAGTGTAGGCCGATTTTATTCATCGCACTTTGCGCTCCTTTCCTCATACAAAGCCTTGTAAAAAAGGGCCGCGAACGTGTTCGCGGCCGCTTGCGTTGCCAAAGGGTTACTTCAGGTAGCTGCGCAGGAAATCTGCGCCCTCCTTGGCGTACTGCACCATCTGCGCAAGATCCGCGTCATGGCTCAGGTCGCGCCACACGCGAATCGACAGCGCCGGCACCGTGCCCATCTTCATAAACGGCTCCATGGTGATGTAGCCCTGGTAGTTGATCTCTTTGAGGGTACCCAAAATGGCCGCCCAGTCCATATGGGTCTTGCCGTCCATGCCGGGCACACGGCGGTTGGATTCGCCTACATGCACATGGCCCAGGCGCCCCTTCTCCATCGCCAGGCGCAGCGCGTCCACAATGGAGTCTTCCTCAATGTTCATGTGGAAGGTATCCAGCAGCAGCTTGGCGTTGGGGCTGCCCACATCCTCGCAGAACTGGCATGCCTCTTTGGCGGTGTTGAAGATGAACTGCTCGAAGCGATTGACCACCTCAAAGCAGTAATCCACGCCGCAGTCCTCCGCCACCTTGAGCACCTGGCGCATGGACTGCACGCCCAGCTCCCAGAAGTGCATTTTTGCGTCCATATCCAAGATCTCCGTGGGCTTGCGCAGCCACGCAGAGTAGTTGATGCCGCTCCAGCGATCGCAGCCGATATCCACCATGGCCTTGAGAACCGCGGTGCAGTGCTCGATGCCCTTTTGGCGGATTGCCGGATCGTCCACCGCCGCGTCGTTGGTTTCATCCAAACCGCCGTTGACGCTCAGCGACATGCCCTTATCCGCCACAGCGTGCTTCAGGTCGGTACGTTCCTGCTTGGTCATGGGCAAAAAGGCGTCCGGGCCGATCTCAAAGACTTCACAGCCCGTTTTCTGCGTAAGGTCGAGCATGGTGTAGACGTCCTGCTTGGCGCCGGTGCCGCCCCAGTAACCGGAGTGCAGACCAATTTTGTTCATGCTTTTCTACCTCATTTCTTGATGCGTTGGGTATGGTGTATGTGTATATCGGTCTATATAAAAAGATATATAGATTTCACCGTAAAAAATGCCTGGTTTTCGCCGCTTTCATTCCCTTTGATGATACCAACGCTTGCGCACAGTGTCAATGCGCCCGCGCGCGCACAAAGGTTTCTTTCAGAAAAAGCCGCATGCAAACGATAACATTTGCATGCGGCTCTTCCGATTGGGTTTATTCTGCGATCAGGCACGCGCGGCGCCCGTTCCCCTGCCCACGCTTATTTCAGAAAGCTGCGGATGAAGTTGGCGCCGTCCTTGGCGTACTGCACCATCTGCGCAAGGTCCGCATCGTGGCTGAAGTCGCGCCACACGCGGATGTTGAGCGCGCCGGGGGTGCCCATCTTGAGGAACGGCTCCATGGTGATGTAGCCCTGGTAGTTCACATCCTGCAGCGCGCCGAGAATGGCCGCCCAGTCCAGATGCGTCTTGCCGTCCATGCCGGGCACGCGGCGGTTGGACTCGCCCACATGGAAGTGGCCCAGGCGCTTGTTGTCCGCGGCGATGTGGATGGCGTCCACAATGGAATCTTCCTCGATATTCATATGGAAGGTGTCGATCAGCAGCTTGGCGTTGGGGCTGCCCACGTCCGCGCAGAATGCGCAGGCCTCCTTGGCGGTGTTGAAGATGAACTGCTCAAAGCGGTTGACCACCTCAAAGCAGTAATCCACGCCGCAGTCCTCCGCCACCTTGATGATCTCGCGCATGGAGTCCACGCTCAGCTGCCAGTAGTGCATCTTGGCCTTCATATCCAATATCTCGGTGGGCTTGCGCAGCCACGCCGAGTAGTTGATGCCGCTCCAGCGGTCGCACTGGATGTCCACCATGGCCTCAAGCACGCTCTTACAAAAATCGATGCCCACCTTGCGGATGGCCGGGTCGTCCGAGGCGATATCGTTGGTATCGTTCAGGCCGCCGTTGACACTCAGCGACAATCCCTTGTCCGCCACGGCGTTTTTCAGGTCGATGCGCTCCTGTTTGCTCATCGGCAGGAAAATCTGGGGACCGATCTCAAATACGTCCACGCCCGCCTTGGCGGTCAAATCCAGCAGCTCGTAGATATCATTTTCGTTGGCGCCCGATCCGCGCCAGTAGCCATAATGCAGACCAATTTTGTTCATGTTTTTTCTCGTCCTCTCTGTGTTTTATCGTGTGGCACGCTTCTATATAGAAAATATATAGATACCAAAAAGAGCGCTCGGGCGCCTGCGCCCGCCTATGTCCTTTTTATGATAGCAAGCCGGACTGGGCCTGTCAATGCGCCTGCGCGCGCGTATGTAACACGCTTACATGTGCAAACGTTTGGGCGCCAAAACCCGCGTTCTTTTTCACTTCGGGCTGTCTTTTCCCCCATCGGACAAGGGCATATCGCCTGTCCCAGGTTCATACACATATCCCATAAGACAGCCAACACAAAAGGAGTGCATACGCGCATGAACGCAAAGAAATTGCCACGCCCGGGGATGCGCCGGGGCCTCACGCCCGAGGCGGTGGCGCAGTCCCGCAAAACCTACGGGAGCAACACCCTCACCCAGAAAAAGCGCAGCACGTTTGCCCGGCAGTTCCTGGCAAACTTCGGCGATCCCATCATCAAAGTGCTGCTGGGCGCGCTCGTGCTCAATCTTCTGTTTATGTTCCAGAACGCCAACTGGTTTGAGACGGCGGGCATTGCGCTGGCGATCTTTCTGGCCACGTTCGTCTCCACCCTCTCGGAGTATGGCAGCGAATCCGCGTTCATCAAGCTGCAGCAGGAGGCGGCATCGGCCGTCTGCCGCGTGGAGCGCGCCGAGGGCGTGGAGGCCATCAAGGTGGAGGACGTGGTGGTGGGGGACCTGGTGCACCTGCAGGCGGGCGAGCGTGTCCCCGCCGACGGCATTCTGCTGGAGGGGACGCTTTCGCTGGACCAGTCCGCCCTCAACGGCGAGAGCAAGGAGGCAAAAAAGACGCCGGGCGCGGGCGACGACGCGCACTGGGACTTTCTTTCGCGCGATCAGCTGTTTCGCGGCAGCATCGTCTGCGGCGGCGAGGGCGTGATGCTGGTCTCGCGCGTGGGCGACGCCACCTTTTACGGCGATATGGCGCGTGAGATGCAGGAGGAGACGCGCGAAAGCCCGCTGAAGGTGCGCCTCAACCACCTGGCGGGCATCCTGAGCAAGCTGGGCTACTGCGCGGCGGGCATCGTGGCGGTGGCCGACCTGTTCAATGCGTTTATACTGGATAACCAGATGAACTGGGCGCTGATCGCAAGCCAGCTGACCAACCCGGGCGTGGTGTTTGCCAACCTGCTGCACGCGCTCACACTGGCCATCACCGTGGTGGTGGTGGCGGTGCCTGAGGGGCTGCCCATGATGATCACCGTCGTGCTCTCCTCCAACATGTCGCGCATGCTCAAGGACAACGTGCTGGTGCGCAAGCTGGTGGGCATCGAGACCTCCGGCAGCCTCAACATCCTCTTTACCGATAAGACGGGTACCCTCACCGAGGGCAAGCTCTCCGTGGAACAGATCGTGGACGGCACGGGCAAGGTGTATCAGGATATCGCGGACTTTCGCAGCGCCCCGCGGCTCTGGCACATGGTGCAGCTCTCCTGCCTGTACAATACCCAGAGCGTCATCTCGCGCGGCGAGGCGCTGGGCGGCAACGCGACCGACCGCGCCATGCTGCAGTGCGCCCTGCCCGACGCGCACACCCTGGGGGACTACCGCAGGCGCGCAAGCGTTCCCTTTGACAGCGCGCGCAAATTCTCCGCCGTAGAGCTGGAGGGGGGGCGCAGCAGAATGGTGCTCATCAAGGGCGCACCTGAAAAAATCCTGCCCTTCTGCGCCTACGCATACGACGCGGGCGGGGAGCGCTACCCCCTCACCGGCCGCAGCGAGGTATCCGCCCAGTGGCAGCGCATGGCCTCCGGCGCGATGCGCGTGCTTGCGCTTGCCACCTCCGATACCCGCGTAACGGAGGCGGGCCGCTTCGGCAAGCTGACGCTCATCGGCCTGGTGGGCATCCGCGACGCGCTGCGCCCCGAGGTGCCGGGCGCCATCGAGCAGGTTACCGGTGCGGGCGTGCAGGTGGTGATGATCACCGGTGACAACCGGGATACCGCCGCCGCCATCGCGCGGGATGCGGGGCTGCTGCGCAGACAGAGCGACCTGGTGATCACCAGCGACGACTTGGCGGGCATGAGCGACGACCACGTCAAAAAAATCCTGCGCGACCTGCGGGTGGTTGCCCGCGCGCTACCCACCGATAAGAGCCGCCTGGTGCGCCTGGCTCAGGAGATGGGCCTGGTGGCGGGCATGACGGGCGACGGCATCAACGACGCGCCCGCGCTCAAGCGGGCCGATGTGGGCTTTGCCATGGGCAGCGGCACCGAAGTGGCCAAGGAGGCGGGCGATATCGTGATACTGGACGACAACTTTGCCTCCATCGCGCGCGCCATCCTGTATGGCCGCACCATCTTCAAAAGCATCCGCAAGTTTATCATCTTCCAGCTGACCATGAACTTCTGCGCCGTGGCCATCTCCATTATCGGGCCATTTATCGGGGTGGATACGCCGGTGACCGTGGTGCAGATGCTGTGGATCAACATCATCATGGATACGCTGGCGGGGCTGGCGTTTGCGGGCGAGCCGCCGCTTCCGCAGTACATGCAGGAAAAGCCCAAGCGCAGAAGCGAACCGGTGTTCAACAAGTACATGCTCAACCAGATCGTGTGGATGGGCACCTTTACGGTACTGCTGCTGATCGCCTTTCTCAAACTGCCCGGGCTGCAGCACGTCTTCCACTTCAACCAGGACCCCGTGTATTTTATGACCGCCTTCTTCGCCCTGTTCGTCTTTGCAGGCGTGTTCAACGGGTTCAATGCCCGCACCACGCGCATCAATCCCATGGCCCATTTGCGGGAAAACCCCATGTTTATCCTGATTATGATCGCGGTGTGCGCGGTGCAGATACTGCTCATCTACTTTGGCGGCACGCTCTTTCGCACCGCGGGGCTCGCGCTGCACGAGCTATTGGCCGTGCTGCTGCTCTCCCTGCTGGTCATCCCGGTGGATATGCTGCGCAAGTTCTTCCTGCGCATCATCGGCATCAAGGGCAATATCTAATTTGGAAAGCAACAAAACAGCGCGCCCCTCGCTGCAAGGTCGAGGGACGCGCGTTTTTATTGCACAACCATTCACTGCGGCCAAGTCTCCAACGTTTCTCCCTTTACCAGATACGCATGCTGCGCCAGCGCTGCCAGCGGCG
Above is a window of Maliibacterium massiliense DNA encoding:
- a CDS encoding oligosaccharide flippase family protein, which gives rise to MRKLKVFLMNAVILTATSLLMNAIRVAFNVYLAGKIGAGAIGLYQLMLSVYMFFMTLASSGISLAVTRLVAEELARGPKANVRAVMHKCLLASAAFGVACAGALALATPFICDHWLREPKAMLAMYVFAIDLPFTVMSTTLNGYFTAVRRVARNAGAQILEQFVRIVLVVYALNLVAPPGIEYASVALVAGGCVAEMAACAYLFINHKRDARRYKGGAPLKPDTTHRMFAISLPVSLSTCLRSGLAAITQLMIPWGLQKNGESSQGALEKYGMIHGMVMPLLMFPSAFLIAFSSLLVPELAECRARGDDARVQRVVSHVFQITLLFSIGVAGIFISYAHEMGAVFYGDVASGHFIRTLAPLTLFLYLDSATDGMLKGLNQQVSVMRYNIIDSAINIVLMYILLPKWGITGYLIVLFFSKFVNATLSINRLVKVSAFRIDYFWWVLIPTMAIVTAVMGTQLICTLLGNLLAEGMASMVAHIVLCGLLYSVMLRLMRCITRHDMLLVRSLLK
- a CDS encoding GNAT family N-acetyltransferase; the protein is MTYQRATLVQIPQLITLRKRQLIDEGMAPAADIDARLDAFFQSKMREESLVEWVACEEGEIVATAAILFIALPPSYANPSGVKGYVTNMYTRPAYRGRGIARALLGHLAEEARARGTCALLLHASDMGMPVYRACGFVQTDRWMELQLDVGAAPPV
- a CDS encoding sugar phosphate isomerase/epimerase family protein; translation: MNKIGLHYGYWSGTGASEDVYSLLALTAQTGCEVFELGPQLFVDMTKQQRIDLKHAVADKGMVLSVNGGLNQTNDLASDDPEARKAGVTFCKRVLCAMMDIGCDRWSGINYSQWLRKPARVLDMDAKRHYWDLSVAGMRDIIKVAEDCGVYYCFEVVNRFEQFIFNTAKEACAFCEDVGSPNAKLLLDTFHMNIDEDSIVDAIAYAAAQGRLKHIHVNETNRRMPGMDGKTNLDWAGILGTLKQVGYTDYITMEPIMKMGTERARNIHMWRDLSRGADLAQMIQYARDGADFLRGYLQ
- a CDS encoding sugar phosphate isomerase/epimerase family protein yields the protein MNKIGLHSGYWGGTGAKQDVYTMLDLTQKTGCEVFEIGPDAFLPMTKQERTDLKHAVADKGMSLSVNGGLDETNDAAVDDPAIRQKGIEHCTAVLKAMVDIGCDRWSGINYSAWLRKPTEILDMDAKMHFWELGVQSMRQVLKVAEDCGVDYCFEVVNRFEQFIFNTAKEACQFCEDVGSPNAKLLLDTFHMNIEEDSIVDALRLAMEKGRLGHVHVGESNRRVPGMDGKTHMDWAAILGTLKEINYQGYITMEPFMKMGTVPALSIRVWRDLSHDADLAQMVQYAKEGADFLRSYLK
- a CDS encoding sugar phosphate isomerase/epimerase family protein: MNKIGLHYGYWRGSGANENDIYELLDLTAKAGVDVFEIGPQIFLPMSKQERIDLKNAVADKGLSLSVNGGLNDTNDIASDDPAIRKVGIDFCKSVLEAMVDIQCDRWSGINYSAWLRKPTEILDMKAKMHYWQLSVDSMREIIKVAEDCGVDYCFEVVNRFEQFIFNTAKEACAFCADVGSPNAKLLIDTFHMNIEEDSIVDAIHIAADNKRLGHFHVGESNRRVPGMDGKTHLDWAAILGALQDVNYQGYITMEPFLKMGTPGALNIRVWRDFSHDADLAQMVQYAKDGANFIRSFLK
- a CDS encoding calcium-translocating P-type ATPase, PMCA-type, producing MNAKKLPRPGMRRGLTPEAVAQSRKTYGSNTLTQKKRSTFARQFLANFGDPIIKVLLGALVLNLLFMFQNANWFETAGIALAIFLATFVSTLSEYGSESAFIKLQQEAASAVCRVERAEGVEAIKVEDVVVGDLVHLQAGERVPADGILLEGTLSLDQSALNGESKEAKKTPGAGDDAHWDFLSRDQLFRGSIVCGGEGVMLVSRVGDATFYGDMAREMQEETRESPLKVRLNHLAGILSKLGYCAAGIVAVADLFNAFILDNQMNWALIASQLTNPGVVFANLLHALTLAITVVVVAVPEGLPMMITVVLSSNMSRMLKDNVLVRKLVGIETSGSLNILFTDKTGTLTEGKLSVEQIVDGTGKVYQDIADFRSAPRLWHMVQLSCLYNTQSVISRGEALGGNATDRAMLQCALPDAHTLGDYRRRASVPFDSARKFSAVELEGGRSRMVLIKGAPEKILPFCAYAYDAGGERYPLTGRSEVSAQWQRMASGAMRVLALATSDTRVTEAGRFGKLTLIGLVGIRDALRPEVPGAIEQVTGAGVQVVMITGDNRDTAAAIARDAGLLRRQSDLVITSDDLAGMSDDHVKKILRDLRVVARALPTDKSRLVRLAQEMGLVAGMTGDGINDAPALKRADVGFAMGSGTEVAKEAGDIVILDDNFASIARAILYGRTIFKSIRKFIIFQLTMNFCAVAISIIGPFIGVDTPVTVVQMLWINIIMDTLAGLAFAGEPPLPQYMQEKPKRRSEPVFNKYMLNQIVWMGTFTVLLLIAFLKLPGLQHVFHFNQDPVYFMTAFFALFVFAGVFNGFNARTTRINPMAHLRENPMFILIMIAVCAVQILLIYFGGTLFRTAGLALHELLAVLLLSLLVIPVDMLRKFFLRIIGIKGNI